In the genome of Megalops cyprinoides isolate fMegCyp1 chromosome 7, fMegCyp1.pri, whole genome shotgun sequence, one region contains:
- the idh3g gene encoding LOW QUALITY PROTEIN: isocitrate dehydrogenase [NAD] subunit gamma, mitochondrial (The sequence of the model RefSeq protein was modified relative to this genomic sequence to represent the inferred CDS: deleted 2 bases in 2 codons) yields the protein MAAAHPAQFLSGKVLKPIWCGQFTNRLMAFGTALCGWRERSTYTGQIIPPPAKYGGRHTVTLIPGDGIGPELLNHVREVFRFSCVPVDFEVVNVNSALTAEDDINNAITAIRRNGVALKGNIETNHTLPPSHKSRNNLLRTSLDLYANVMHCQSLPGVQTRHKNIDIIIIRENTEGEYSSLEHESVSGVVESLKIITRLNSLRIADYAFQLAREKGRRRVTAVHKANIMKLADGLFLQCCKEVAAGYPDITFDSMIVDNTTMQLVSKPQQFDVMVMPNLYGNVVSNVCAGLVGGPGLVPGANYGRDYAVFETATRNTGKSIADRNIANPTAMLLASCLMLDHLKLHDYASMIRNAVLTTMNETRLHTADIGGQGTTSEVVQSIMRIIEKGGPPASPISTEYRA from the exons ATGGCCGCCGCTCACCCAGCGCAGTTTCTCTCCGGAAAAGTCTTAAAACCAATATGGTGCGGACAGTTCACAAATCGCTTGATG GCATTTGGGACAGCACTTTGTGGTTGGAGAGAGAGGTCTACATACACA GGACAAATCATT CCTCCTCCTGCTAAGTATGGCGGCCGCCACACTGTGACCCTGATACCAGGAGATGGCATTGGACCAGAGCTGTTGAATCATGTCCGGGAAGTGTTCAG gtTCAGCTGTGTGCCAGTAGACTTTGAGGTGGTAAACGTGAACTCTGCGCTGACCGCTGAGGATGACATCAACAATGCCATCACTGCCATCCGCCGCAATGGAGTTGCTCTCAAAG GCAACATAGAGACCAACCACACCTTGCCTCCCTCCCACAAGTCCAGGAACAACCTGCTACG GACAAGTCTGGACTTATATGCTAACGTGATGCACTGCCAGTCCCTCCCTGGGGTTCAGACCCGCCACAAGAACATcgacatcatcatcatcagggAGAACACAGAAGGGGAGTACAGCAGTCTGGAGCATGag AGTGTGTCAGGAGTGGTTGAGAGTCTCAAAATCATCACTCGACTCAACTCCCTGCGAATCGCTGACTACGCCTTCCAATTG GCCAGGGAGAAAGGGCGCCGCAGGGTAACTGCTGTGCACAAG GCCAACATTAT GAAGCTGGCTGATGGCTTGTTCCTGCAGTGCTGTAAGGAGGTGGCAGCCGGATATCCTGACATCACTTTTGACAGCATGATTGTGGACAACACCACCATGCAG CTGGTGTCCAAGCCTCAGCAATTCGATGTCATGGTGATGCCAAACCTGTATGGCAACGTGGTCAGCAATGTGTGCGCCGGGCTGGTCGGGGGCCCTGGCCTAGTGCCAGGGGCCAACTATGGCCGCGATTACGCTGTCTTCGAAAcg gcAACAAGGAACACAGGGAAGAGCATCGCTGACAGGAACATCGCCAACCCCACGGCCATGCTTCTGGCCAGCTGTCTGATGCTGGACCACCTTAA ACTGCATGACTATGCCAGCATGATCCGAAACGCAGTCCTTACCACCATGAATGAGACTCGG ctgcacacagcagacattgGGGGTCAGGGCACAACCTCTGAGGTCGTCCAGTCCATCATGAGGATAATTGAGAAGGGCGGACCCCCTGCATCACCAATCAGTACCGAATATCGTGCTTAA